The proteins below come from a single Anguilla rostrata isolate EN2019 chromosome 3, ASM1855537v3, whole genome shotgun sequence genomic window:
- the lect2.1 gene encoding leukocyte cell derived chemotaxin 2, tandem duplicate 1, giving the protein MKTTILLTALVSAALSAEYDQSSEYPDSLSAESELVKFGALCSGNPSNRKRGCDGKGYGCGNYGASRAGGKRKHLGLDIVCADGATVYAPFDVKLGGRAAPYKKNNAINDGVNLSGGGLCFKLFYVKPDKYTGTVKKGQKIGKLLPMQSVYPGITSHVHVQMCDKTDPTKYF; this is encoded by the exons ATGAAGACGACCATTCTTCTGACCGCCCTGGTCTCAGCCG CGCTGAGTGCTGAATATGATCAGTCTTCTGAATATCCGGACTCGCTCAGTGCAG AGTCCGAACTGGTGAAGTTTGGCGCCCTCTGCAGTGGAAACCCCAGCAACCGTAAGCGAGGTTGCGATGGCAAAGGGTACGGCTGTGGAAACTACGGAGCCAGCCG AGCTGGAGGTAAACGCAAGCACTTGGGCCTGGACATCGTCTGCGCCGACGGGGCGACGGTTTACGCCCCGTTTGACGTGAAGCTGGGCGGCCGCGCCGCTCCTTATAAGAAAAACAATGCCATCAATGACGGCGTCAACCTCAGCGGAGGAG GCTTGTGCTTTAAGCTGTTTTACGTGAAGCCGGACAAGTACACCGGGACGGTCAAGAAGGGTCAGAAAATCGGAAAGCTGCTGCCCATGCAGTCAGTCTATCCAGGGATCACCTCTCACGTGCACGTCCAGATGTGTGACAAGACGGATCCCACCAAGTACTTCTGA
- the si:ch211-132p1.2 gene encoding proteinase-activated receptor 4, producing the protein MDLPSSPSLLLLLLLPLALLLPGSAPTPTEECSPMSTRLRSFKLVTRCNLSVLADKQKQEVQAPTTVLLVPCLYLLAFLLGLPVNLVALWVLVFRTKKLPSTSLLINLTVNDLLLLAFLPFRIFYHFNRNDWIFGEPLCRLVTALFYGNMYGSVLCLTLVSVDRYVALVHPFGARTLRSHRVSLCMSAAVWAVVLAAMLPLLASRQSYPLDVPRITTCHDALPEEEQEHFFYPYFATLFAVCFLLPLLVILFCYGSVLRTLLAEGKRYAHAVRVTVLVVLVFLVCFLPSNLLLLLHYSDSYLIDDEQDLYVPYMVSLAVSSFNSCLDPFIFYFVSEDFRAKVRKAIFCCGGAGTDSYTTNQISSSNSGQSGKSQSTLLTKFNATTEQDSN; encoded by the exons ATGGATCTCCCCAGCTCCCCttctctgctgctcctgctcctgctccccctgGCCCTTCTGCTCCCTGGCTCTGCACCCACTCCAACGGAGGAGTGCTCTCCAATGTCCACTC GACTGCGGTCTTTCAAACTGGTCACCCGATGTAACCTCTCGGTGCTGGCGGACAAGCAGAAGCAGGAGGTGCAGGCCCCTACCACGGTGCTCCTGGTGCCCTGCCTGTACCTGCTGGCCTTCCTCCTCGGCCTCCCCGTCAACCTGGTCGCCCTCTGGGTCCTGGTGTTCCGCACCAAGAAGCTGCCGTCCACCTCCCTGCTGATAAACCTGACGGTCAACGACCTGTTGCTGCTGGCCTTCCTGCCCTTCCGCATCTTCTACCACTTCAACCGCAACGACTGGATCTTCGGGGAGCCCCTGTGCCGCCTGGTCACCGCCCTCTTCTACGGGAACATGTACGGCTCGGTGCTGTGCCTGACGCTGGTCAGCGTGGACCGCTACGTGGCGCTGGTCCACCCTTTCGGGGCGCGGACGCTGCGCAGCCACCGGGTGTCCCTGTGCATGAGCGCGGCGGTGTGGGCGGTCGTCCTGGCCGCcatgctccccctgctggcctcgCGGCAGTCCTACCCGCTGGACGTGCCGCGCATCACCACCTGCCACGACGCCCTGccggaggaagagcaggagcaCTTCTTCTACCCGTACTTCGCCACGCTCTTCGCTGTCTGcttcctgctccccctgctggtcatcCTGTTCTGCTACGGCTCGGTGCTGCGCACTCTGCTGGCCGAGGGGAAGCGCTATGCCCACGCCGTGCGCGTCACGGTCCTGGTGGTGCTGGTCTTCCTCGTCTGCTTCCTCCCCAgcaacctcctcctcctcctacacTACTCGGACTCCTACCTGATCGACGACGAGCAGGATCTCTACGTGCCCTACATGGTCAGCCTCGCCGTCAGCTCCTTCAAcagctgcttggaccccttcaTCTTCTACTTTGTGTCTGAAGACTTCAGGGCCAAAGTCAGGAAGGCCATTTTTTGCTGTGGCGGTGCGGGCACGGATTCCTACACCACCAATCAGATTTCGTCCTCCAATTCGGGGCAGTCTGGAAAGTCCCAAAGTACCCTGCTGACCAAGTTCAATGCTACTACAGAGCAAGactcaaactga